The Mauremys reevesii isolate NIE-2019 linkage group 1, ASM1616193v1, whole genome shotgun sequence genome has a segment encoding these proteins:
- the POU4F1 gene encoding POU domain, class 4, transcription factor 1, translated as MMSMNSKQPHFAMHPTLPEHKYPSLHSSSEAIRRACLPTPPLQSNIFASLDETLLARAEALAAVDIAVSQGKSHPFKPDATYHTMNSVPCTSTSTVPLAHHHHHHHHHHQALEPGDLLDHITSPSLALMAGGGGHEGAGGGGGGGGGGGGGGGGGGGGGGGLISTSAHPHSHMHGLGHLSHPAAMNMPSGLPHPGLVAAHHGAAGQVASAVVGAAGLASICDSDTDPRELEAFAERFKQRRIKLGVTQADVGSALANLKIPGVGSLSQSTICRFESLTLSHNNMIALKPILQAWLEEAEGAQREKMNKPELFNGGEKKRKRTSIAAPEKRSLEAYFAVQPRPSSEKIAAIAEKLDLKKNVVRVWFCNQRQKQKRMKFSATY; from the exons ATGATGTCCATGAACAGCAAACAGCCGCATTTTGCCATGCATCCCACCCTACCTGAACACAAGTACCCCTCGCTGCACTCCAGCTCGGAAGCAATAAGAAGAGCCTGTCTACCAACTCCACCG TTGCAGAGCAATATCTTCGCCAGCCTAGATGAGACCCTGCTGGCCCGGGCCGAGGCTCTGGCGGCCGTCGACATCGCCGTGTCCCAGGGCAAGAGCCACCCCTTCAAGCCGGACGCCACCTACCACACCATGAACAGCGTGCCGTGCACCTCCACCTCCACCGTGCCGCTggcgcaccaccaccaccaccaccaccatcaccaccaggCGCTGGAGCCCGGGGACCTGCTGGACCACATCACCTCCCCGTCGCTGGCGCTCATGGCCGGCGGCGGGGGGCACGAAGGGGCcggcggaggcggcggcggcggcggaggaggagggggaggcggcggaggcggcggcggcggcggggggggcttGATCTCCACCTCGGCCCATCCCCACTCGCACATGCACGGCCTGGGCCACCTGTCGCACCCGGCCGCCATGAACATGCCCTCGGGCCTGCCCCACCCGGGGCTGGTGGCCGCTCACCATGGCGCGGCGGGGCAGGTGGCCTCGGCGGTGGTGGGGGCGGCCGGCCTGGCCTCCATCTGCGACTCGGACACGGACCCCCGGGAGCTGGAGGCCTTCGCCGAGCGCTTCAAGCAGCGGCGGATCAAGCTGGGCGTGACCCAGGCCGACGTGGGCTCGGCCCTGGCCAACCTGAAGATCCCCGGCGTGGGCTCGCTGAGCCAGAGCACCATCTGCCGCTTCGAGTCGCTCACCCTGTCCCACAACAACATGATCGCGCTCAAGCCCATCCTGcaggcctggctggaggaggccGAGGGCGCCCAGCGCGAGAAAATGAACAAGCCCGAGCTCTTCAACGGGGGCGAGAAGAAGCGCAAGCGGACTTCCATCGCCGCCCCGGAGAAGCGCTCCCTGGAGGCGTACTTCGCCGTGCAGCCCCGGCCCTCCTCCGAGAAGATCGCCGCCATCGCCGAGAAATTGGACCTGAAAAAGAACGTGGTGCGGGTTTGGTTTTGCAACCAGAGACAGAAGCAAAAAAGGATGAAATTTTCCGCCACCTACTAA